Proteins encoded together in one Thermomonospora curvata DSM 43183 window:
- the dnaA gene encoding chromosomal replication initiator protein DnaA gives MEGRDLTAVWARTLAALSEGDLPPSYRAWLPLVRPLALVEGTALLAAPNEFAKDALETRLRGLITQALSAELGREIRVAVTVQPEPPSDPAPADRAQPAPPAYRGQSHPGVIHSPGGAGGYPEGGYGGPVGQGYPPPRDGGHDDSDHDGVHPPGRHRAYQPHPGDYEGRHAGGHDRDGEPGHHRGPEAAPHGEESPWRPGVHMPPHLSDRPGGALHYENRYEEGAGRAGENSADLGTHHDHQGAAPRPDDPHRPFADRPFGEGAGRPGEGPGLFPIPDARHSAEGMLPADPAPPGQGRHRSDEHGHGEAGHLPPPGQGPRPYEGTFTGPFGQPPADGPLNQGRPAGGRADRPGDGGEHEQQPWQRRPAAEPRPGSEHARLNPKYTFETFVIGSSNRFAHAAAVAVAEQPAKAYNPLFIYGDSGLGKTHLLHAIGHYAQSLFSGVRVRYVSSEEFTNDFINAIRDGKADHFRRRYRDIDILLVDDIQFLEGKEQTQEEFFHTFNTLHNASKQIVISSDRPPKDLVTLEDRLRNRFEWGLTTDVQPPELETRIAILQKKARQEGLAVPQDVVEFIASQIATNIRELEGALIRVTAYASLNRQSVDMRVAETVLKDLIPDDSGPEITAAMIMAQTVEYFGTTIEDLCGPSRSRMLVTARQIAMYLCRELTDLSLPKIGAQFGGRDHTTVMHAERKIRALMAERRAIYNQVTELTGRIKNQARKR, from the coding sequence ATGGAGGGTCGTGACCTCACCGCGGTGTGGGCCCGTACGCTCGCAGCCCTGTCGGAGGGGGACCTGCCGCCCAGCTATCGCGCCTGGCTGCCCTTGGTACGCCCATTGGCGCTGGTAGAGGGCACCGCACTGCTGGCCGCGCCGAACGAGTTCGCCAAGGACGCCCTGGAGACGCGGCTGCGCGGGCTCATCACTCAGGCGCTCTCGGCCGAACTCGGCAGGGAGATCCGGGTGGCGGTGACGGTGCAGCCCGAGCCGCCGTCCGACCCCGCGCCCGCCGACCGCGCGCAGCCCGCCCCGCCGGCCTACCGCGGCCAGTCGCACCCCGGAGTTATCCACAGCCCCGGGGGGGCCGGTGGATATCCCGAAGGCGGCTATGGCGGGCCCGTCGGCCAGGGGTATCCCCCGCCGCGCGACGGCGGCCACGACGACTCCGATCACGACGGCGTCCACCCGCCCGGACGTCACCGCGCCTACCAGCCCCACCCGGGCGACTATGAGGGACGCCACGCCGGCGGCCACGATCGCGACGGCGAGCCCGGACACCATCGAGGCCCCGAGGCCGCCCCCCACGGCGAGGAATCCCCGTGGAGGCCGGGGGTCCACATGCCTCCTCATCTGAGCGACCGGCCCGGCGGAGCGCTCCACTACGAGAACCGCTACGAAGAGGGCGCCGGACGCGCCGGGGAGAACTCGGCCGATCTGGGAACGCACCACGACCATCAGGGCGCCGCTCCCCGGCCCGACGACCCGCACCGGCCGTTTGCGGACCGCCCGTTCGGCGAGGGCGCCGGCCGCCCCGGCGAGGGTCCCGGCCTGTTCCCGATCCCGGACGCGCGGCACTCGGCCGAGGGCATGCTCCCGGCCGACCCGGCGCCCCCCGGCCAGGGCCGGCACCGCTCCGACGAGCACGGGCACGGCGAGGCGGGACACCTGCCGCCTCCCGGCCAGGGTCCGCGGCCCTATGAGGGAACGTTCACCGGCCCGTTCGGGCAGCCTCCCGCCGACGGTCCCCTGAATCAGGGGCGTCCCGCGGGCGGCCGGGCCGACCGTCCCGGCGACGGCGGGGAGCACGAGCAGCAGCCCTGGCAGCGGCGGCCGGCGGCCGAGCCCCGGCCCGGTTCCGAGCACGCCCGGCTGAACCCCAAGTACACCTTCGAGACGTTCGTCATCGGCTCGTCCAACCGGTTCGCCCACGCCGCCGCCGTGGCGGTCGCCGAGCAGCCCGCCAAGGCCTACAACCCGCTGTTCATCTACGGCGACTCCGGGCTGGGCAAGACGCACCTGCTGCACGCCATCGGCCACTACGCCCAGAGCCTGTTCAGCGGGGTGCGCGTCCGGTACGTCAGCTCCGAAGAGTTCACCAACGACTTCATCAACGCCATCCGGGACGGCAAGGCCGACCATTTCCGCCGCCGCTACCGGGACATCGACATCCTCCTGGTCGACGACATCCAGTTCCTGGAGGGCAAGGAGCAGACCCAGGAGGAGTTCTTCCACACCTTCAACACCCTCCACAACGCCAGCAAGCAGATCGTGATCTCCAGCGACCGGCCGCCCAAGGACCTGGTGACGCTGGAGGACCGGCTGCGCAACCGCTTCGAGTGGGGCCTGACCACCGACGTGCAGCCGCCGGAGCTGGAGACCCGGATCGCGATCCTGCAGAAGAAGGCCCGCCAGGAGGGGCTGGCGGTGCCGCAGGACGTGGTGGAGTTCATCGCCTCCCAGATCGCCACCAACATCCGCGAGCTGGAGGGCGCGCTGATCCGGGTCACCGCCTACGCCAGCCTCAACCGCCAGTCGGTGGACATGCGGGTGGCCGAGACGGTCCTCAAGGACCTGATCCCCGACGACAGCGGGCCCGAGATCACCGCCGCGATGATCATGGCGCAGACGGTGGAGTACTTCGGCACCACCATCGAGGACCTGTGCGGCCCCTCCCGGTCCCGGATGCTGGTGACCGCCCGGCAGATCGCCATGTACCTGTGCCGGGAGCTGACCGACCTGTCCCTGCCCAAGATCGGCGCGCAGTTCGGCGGCCGGGACCACACCACCGTCATGCACGCCGAGCGCAAGATCCGCGCGCTGATGGCCGAGCGCCGTGCCATCTACAACCAGGTCACCGAGCTGACCGGGCGCATCAAGAACCAGGCCCGCAAGCGCTGA
- the dnaN gene encoding DNA polymerase III subunit beta gives MKFRIDRDALADAVAWTARSLPQRPPVPVLGGMHLEAGDRLKLSAFDYEVSAQVTTDIDAEEPGTVLVPGRLLADISRALPPHPVEVTADGSKVMLRCGSAKFTLPTMPVEDYPSLPEMPPAAGSVGSDEFAVAVNQVAIAAGKDDTIPMLTGVRVEIDGETVTLASTDRYRLAVRELQWKPERPDFSAAALVPARTLADTAKSLTSGAEVEVALGGAGSTGEGMIGFSGGGRRTTTRLLDGDFVKYRSLLPTEYAGMAEVQTGPFIEAVKRVSLVAERNTPVRLAFSQGEVVLEAGTGDEAQAVEALEATLEGEDINIAFNHGFLLDGLSQIGSDVARLSFTTPTKPAVLTGKPPEEGATPSYRYLIMPVRLSG, from the coding sequence GTGAAGTTCCGTATCGACCGAGACGCCCTCGCCGACGCCGTGGCCTGGACCGCCCGGTCGTTGCCGCAGCGCCCCCCGGTGCCGGTACTGGGCGGCATGCACCTGGAGGCGGGCGACCGGCTCAAGCTGTCGGCGTTCGACTACGAGGTGTCCGCTCAGGTCACCACCGACATCGACGCCGAGGAGCCGGGAACCGTGCTGGTGCCCGGGCGGCTGCTGGCCGACATCTCACGCGCCCTCCCTCCACACCCTGTGGAGGTGACCGCCGACGGCAGCAAGGTGATGCTGCGCTGCGGCAGCGCCAAGTTCACCCTCCCCACCATGCCGGTGGAGGACTACCCGTCGCTGCCGGAGATGCCCCCGGCCGCCGGGTCGGTGGGCAGCGACGAGTTCGCCGTCGCGGTCAACCAGGTGGCCATCGCCGCCGGCAAGGACGACACCATCCCCATGCTCACCGGCGTGCGCGTGGAGATCGACGGCGAGACCGTCACGCTGGCCTCCACCGACCGCTACCGGCTGGCCGTGCGGGAGCTGCAGTGGAAGCCGGAACGGCCGGACTTCTCCGCCGCCGCCCTGGTGCCCGCCCGCACCCTCGCCGACACCGCCAAGTCGCTGACCTCCGGCGCGGAGGTGGAGGTGGCGCTGGGCGGCGCCGGCAGCACCGGAGAGGGCATGATCGGTTTCTCCGGCGGCGGCCGCCGCACCACCACCCGGCTGCTGGACGGTGACTTCGTCAAGTACCGCTCGCTGCTGCCCACCGAATACGCCGGCATGGCCGAGGTGCAGACCGGCCCGTTCATCGAGGCGGTCAAGCGGGTGTCGCTGGTGGCCGAGCGCAACACCCCGGTGCGGCTGGCCTTCAGCCAGGGCGAGGTCGTGCTGGAGGCCGGCACCGGCGATGAGGCCCAGGCCGTGGAGGCGCTGGAGGCCACGCTGGAGGGCGAGGACATCAACATCGCCTTCAACCACGGCTTCCTGCTGGACGGGCTGTCGCAGATCGGTTCGGACGTGGCGCGGCTGTCGTTCACCACGCCCACCAAGCCCGCCGTGCTGACCGGCAAGCCGCCGGAGGAGGGCGCCACCCCCTCCTACCGCTACCTGATCATGCCGGTGCGGCTGTCGGGATGA
- the gnd gene encoding phosphogluconate dehydrogenase (NAD(+)-dependent, decarboxylating): protein MHIGMVGLGRMGGNMAERLRRGGHTVVGYDRDPSLSDVSGLQELVERLPAPRAVWVMLPAGEPTRQTVHSLGELLEPGDVVIDGGNSNYRDDQEHGARLAAKGIGFIDCGVSGGVWGLENGYALMVGGEEEHVRRLMPIFETLKPAGEYGFVHAGKVGAGHFVKMVHNGIEYGMMQAFAEGYELIAASGLVKDVPETFRSWKEGTVIRSWLLDLLVRALEDDPGLEGIRGYAQDSGEGRWTVQAAVDHAVPLPVITAALYARFASRQDDSPAMRVVAALRNQFGGHAVESAKGADSPGADVAPPAV from the coding sequence ATGCACATCGGGATGGTCGGACTGGGCCGTATGGGCGGGAACATGGCCGAGCGGCTGCGCCGCGGCGGCCACACGGTCGTCGGCTACGACCGTGACCCGTCCCTCAGCGACGTGAGCGGCCTTCAGGAGCTGGTGGAGCGGCTGCCCGCGCCCCGGGCGGTGTGGGTGATGCTGCCCGCCGGGGAACCGACCCGGCAGACCGTCCACAGCCTGGGGGAGCTCCTGGAGCCGGGGGACGTGGTCATCGACGGCGGCAACAGCAACTACCGGGACGATCAGGAGCACGGCGCACGGCTGGCCGCCAAGGGCATCGGCTTCATCGACTGCGGCGTCAGCGGCGGGGTGTGGGGGCTGGAGAACGGCTATGCCCTCATGGTCGGCGGCGAAGAAGAGCACGTGAGGCGGCTGATGCCGATCTTCGAAACCCTCAAGCCGGCCGGCGAGTACGGCTTCGTGCACGCCGGGAAGGTCGGGGCGGGCCACTTCGTGAAGATGGTCCACAACGGCATCGAGTACGGGATGATGCAGGCCTTCGCCGAGGGCTATGAGCTGATCGCCGCCAGCGGGCTGGTCAAGGACGTCCCGGAGACCTTCCGCAGCTGGAAGGAGGGCACGGTCATCCGCTCCTGGCTGCTGGACCTGCTGGTGCGCGCCCTGGAGGACGACCCCGGCCTGGAGGGCATCCGCGGCTACGCCCAGGACTCCGGCGAGGGCCGCTGGACGGTCCAGGCGGCCGTGGACCACGCGGTGCCGCTGCCGGTGATCACCGCCGCGCTGTACGCCCGGTTCGCCTCCCGGCAGGACGACTCGCCGGCGATGCGGGTGGTGGCGGCGCTGCGCAACCAGTTCGGCGGCCACGCGGTCGAGTCCGCCAAGGGCGCCGACTCCCCCGGCGCCGACGTCGCTCCCCCCGCCGTCTGA
- the recF gene encoding DNA replication/repair protein RecF (All proteins in this family for which functions are known are DNA-binding proteins that assist the filamentation of RecA onto DNA for the initiation of recombination or recombinational repair.) translates to MHVAHLSLQDFRSYATAEIALEPGVSVFVGPNGQGKTNLMEAIGYVAAHSSHRVATDAPLIRQGAPRAIVRAGVVRDDRKALIELEINPGRSNRARLNRAPVPRPREILGMLRTVLFAPEDLALVKGDPGERRRFLDELLTARAPRLAGVRADYDRVLRQRNALLKSAAAHRRPPGPEMLATLEVWDSHLARVGAELLAARLKLVADLSPLAAKAYAALAPGGGIASLAYRSSLGERLPEDRMPVPRQTLAPLIEEALREVRRQELERGVSLVGPHRDELVLQLGGMPARGFASHGESWSLALALRLAAFELLRADGDDPVLILDDVFAELDTGRRRRLAELVAPAEQVLITAAVPADVPAELRGASFTVENGAVTRDL, encoded by the coding sequence GTGCACGTGGCCCACCTGTCGCTCCAGGACTTCCGCTCTTACGCGACCGCGGAGATCGCGTTGGAGCCCGGGGTGAGCGTGTTCGTGGGCCCCAACGGGCAGGGCAAGACCAATCTGATGGAGGCGATCGGCTACGTCGCCGCGCACTCCAGTCACCGGGTGGCCACCGACGCCCCTCTCATCCGGCAGGGCGCGCCGCGGGCCATCGTCCGGGCCGGGGTGGTGCGCGACGATCGCAAGGCCCTGATCGAACTGGAGATCAACCCCGGCAGATCCAACCGGGCCAGGCTGAACCGCGCCCCCGTCCCCAGGCCGCGCGAGATCCTGGGGATGCTGCGCACCGTCCTGTTCGCCCCCGAAGACCTGGCGCTGGTCAAAGGCGACCCGGGGGAGCGGCGCCGCTTCCTGGACGAGCTGCTGACCGCGCGGGCCCCGCGCCTGGCCGGGGTCCGCGCCGACTACGACCGCGTCCTGCGGCAGCGCAACGCCCTGCTGAAGTCCGCCGCCGCGCACCGGCGTCCCCCCGGCCCGGAGATGCTGGCCACGCTGGAGGTGTGGGACTCCCACCTGGCCCGCGTCGGCGCCGAACTGCTGGCCGCCCGCCTCAAGCTGGTGGCCGACCTGAGTCCGCTGGCGGCCAAGGCGTACGCCGCGCTGGCCCCCGGCGGCGGCATCGCCTCGCTGGCCTACCGCAGCTCCCTGGGCGAACGGCTGCCCGAGGACCGGATGCCCGTCCCCCGGCAGACGCTGGCCCCCCTGATCGAAGAGGCGCTGCGCGAGGTCCGCCGGCAAGAGCTGGAACGCGGGGTCAGCCTGGTCGGCCCGCACCGCGATGAGCTGGTCCTGCAGCTGGGCGGGATGCCGGCCCGCGGGTTCGCCAGCCACGGGGAGTCCTGGTCGCTGGCCCTGGCGCTGCGGCTGGCCGCCTTCGAGCTGCTGCGGGCCGACGGCGACGACCCCGTGCTGATCCTGGACGACGTGTTCGCCGAACTGGACACCGGCCGACGCCGCCGGCTGGCGGAACTGGTGGCCCCGGCCGAGCAGGTGCTCATCACCGCCGCGGTGCCCGCCGACGTCCCCGCCGAGCTGCGCGGCGCCTCCTTCACCGTGGAGAACGGAGCGGTGACCCGTGACCTCTGA
- a CDS encoding DUF721 domain-containing protein, translating to MTSEPNKDPHPADDPAEPAPPAPASGKSGIELAREALAQARADALKRGTTPGRGRRKNVPRPRPVREVGRGGDPKPFGAAIRELLAARGWEQRAAVGGVFGNWPRIVGPELARHTKPERFDDGELTIVADSNAWAQQVRLLSAQLVRRLNEELGHGTVRRVKVLGPASGPRRPGAWRVR from the coding sequence GTGACCTCTGAGCCGAACAAGGATCCACACCCGGCGGACGACCCCGCCGAGCCCGCCCCGCCGGCGCCGGCCTCCGGCAAGTCGGGCATCGAACTGGCCCGGGAGGCCCTCGCGCAGGCCCGGGCCGACGCGCTCAAGCGCGGCACGACGCCCGGCCGGGGGCGGCGCAAGAACGTGCCGCGGCCCAGGCCGGTGCGCGAGGTCGGCCGCGGCGGCGACCCCAAGCCGTTCGGCGCGGCGATCCGCGAGCTGCTGGCCGCCCGCGGCTGGGAGCAGCGGGCCGCGGTCGGCGGGGTGTTCGGCAACTGGCCGCGCATCGTCGGCCCCGAGCTGGCCCGGCACACCAAGCCGGAGCGGTTCGACGACGGGGAGCTGACGATCGTCGCCGACTCCAACGCCTGGGCCCAGCAGGTCCGGCTGCTGTCGGCGCAACTGGTCCGGCGGCTGAACGAGGAGCTGGGGCACGGCACGGTGCGCCGGGTCAAGGTCCTCGGCCCCGCCTCCGGGCCCCGGCGCCCCGGAGCCTGGCGGGTGCGGTGA
- the gyrB gene encoding DNA topoisomerase (ATP-hydrolyzing) subunit B: MAYDASSITVLEGLEAVRKRPGMYIGSTGERGLHHLVYEIVDNSVDEALAGYADTIEVTLLADGGVRVADNGRGIPVDEHPVEKRPAIEVVLTTLHAGGKFDGKSYAVSGGLHGVGSSVVNALSTRLDAEVRQKGYVWRQSYTWRGPIAPLAKGEPTDETGTTITFWPDPEIFETVEWNFETLSRRLQEMAFLNRGLSITLTDERPGHLGGEDGTEPRRVVYCYEGGISDFVRYLNAKKDAVHPDVISFEEHTEGMSVEVAMQWSGSYTESVHTFANTINTAEGGTHEEGFRSALTSVVNRYARDKGLLREKDDNLTGEDVREGLTAIISIKLTNPQFEGQTKTKLGNTEARSFVQKTVHEHLKDWFDREPGQAKEIINKASQAARARIAARQARDLTRRKSLLESTSLPGKLADCQSTDPAKCELYIVEGDSAGGSAKGGRNPHFQAILPIRGKILNVEKARIDKILKNAEVQAIITALGTGVHDEFDISKLRYHKIILMSDADIDGHHINTLLLTLLFRFMRPLIEAGHVYLSQPPLYKIKWDQRGQDAEYAYSDAERDAIIEAGIAAGKRDPRPRDGVQRFKGLGEMNAQELWDTTMDPSRRVLLQVTLDDAAQADELFSVLMGEDVEPRREFIQRNAKDVRFLDI, translated from the coding sequence TTGGCGTACGACGCTAGTTCCATCACTGTCCTTGAAGGCCTGGAGGCGGTGCGCAAACGCCCGGGCATGTACATCGGCTCCACCGGCGAACGCGGGCTGCACCACCTGGTCTACGAGATAGTCGACAACTCCGTCGACGAGGCGCTGGCGGGCTACGCCGACACCATCGAGGTGACGCTGCTGGCCGACGGCGGCGTCCGGGTCGCAGACAACGGCCGTGGCATCCCCGTGGACGAGCATCCGGTGGAAAAGCGCCCGGCGATCGAGGTGGTGCTCACCACGCTGCACGCCGGCGGCAAGTTCGACGGCAAGTCCTACGCGGTCTCCGGCGGTCTGCACGGCGTCGGCTCCTCCGTCGTCAACGCCCTGTCGACCAGGCTGGACGCCGAAGTCCGGCAAAAGGGATACGTCTGGCGGCAGTCCTACACCTGGCGCGGCCCCATCGCCCCGCTGGCCAAGGGCGAACCCACCGACGAGACCGGAACCACCATCACCTTCTGGCCGGATCCGGAGATCTTCGAGACCGTCGAGTGGAACTTCGAGACGCTCTCGCGGCGGCTGCAGGAGATGGCCTTCCTCAACCGGGGCCTGTCCATCACGCTGACCGACGAGCGCCCCGGGCACCTGGGCGGCGAGGACGGCACCGAGCCCCGCCGGGTGGTCTACTGCTACGAGGGCGGCATCTCCGACTTCGTCCGCTACCTCAACGCCAAGAAGGACGCCGTCCACCCCGACGTGATCTCCTTCGAGGAGCACACCGAGGGCATGTCGGTGGAGGTGGCGATGCAGTGGAGCGGCTCCTACACCGAGTCGGTCCACACCTTCGCCAACACCATCAACACCGCCGAGGGCGGCACCCACGAAGAGGGCTTCCGCTCGGCGCTGACCAGCGTGGTCAACCGCTACGCCCGCGACAAGGGCCTGCTGCGGGAAAAGGACGACAACCTCACCGGCGAGGACGTCCGCGAGGGCCTCACCGCGATCATCTCCATCAAGCTCACCAACCCCCAGTTCGAGGGCCAGACCAAGACCAAGCTCGGCAACACCGAGGCCCGCTCGTTCGTCCAAAAGACCGTCCACGAGCACCTGAAGGACTGGTTCGACCGCGAGCCCGGCCAGGCCAAAGAGATCATCAACAAGGCCAGCCAGGCCGCCCGGGCCCGCATCGCCGCCCGCCAGGCCCGCGACCTGACCCGCCGCAAGAGCCTGCTGGAGTCCACCTCACTGCCGGGCAAGCTGGCCGACTGCCAGTCCACCGACCCGGCCAAGTGCGAGCTGTACATCGTGGAGGGCGACTCGGCCGGCGGCTCGGCCAAGGGCGGACGCAACCCCCACTTCCAGGCGATCCTGCCGATCCGCGGCAAGATCCTCAACGTCGAGAAGGCCCGGATCGACAAGATCCTCAAGAACGCCGAGGTTCAGGCGATCATCACCGCGCTCGGCACCGGGGTGCACGATGAGTTCGACATCAGCAAGCTCCGCTACCACAAGATCATCCTGATGTCGGACGCCGACATCGACGGCCACCACATCAACACCCTGCTGCTGACGCTGCTGTTCCGCTTCATGCGGCCGCTGATCGAGGCCGGGCACGTCTACCTGTCCCAGCCCCCGCTCTACAAGATCAAGTGGGATCAGCGCGGCCAGGACGCCGAGTACGCCTACTCCGACGCCGAACGCGACGCCATCATCGAGGCCGGCATCGCCGCCGGCAAACGCGACCCCCGTCCCCGCGACGGCGTGCAGCGCTTCAAGGGACTGGGCGAGATGAACGCCCAAGAGCTGTGGGACACCACCATGGACCCCAGCCGCCGGGTGCTGCTGCAGGTCACGCTGGACGACGCCGCCCAGGCCGACGAGCTGTTCAGCGTCCTGATGGGCGAGGACGTCGAACCCCGCCGCGAGTTCATCCAGCGCAACGCCAAGGACGTGCGCTTCCTCGACATCTAG